In Deltaproteobacteria bacterium, the following are encoded in one genomic region:
- the dnaE gene encoding DNA polymerase III subunit alpha, with protein MNNPPFVHLHVHTHYSLLDGAIRPDDLFMRALEYDMPAVTMTDHGNMFGAISFYKKAKAKGIKPVIGCEMYVTQGDCREKEAGASKSSYHHLVLLIQDYEGYQNLCKLLTTAYFEGFYYKPRIDKDLLRRHNKGLIATSACLQGEVAVYLAAGDVARAEQAALEYADIFDAQRFYLELQDSGIPEQKKVNQGLIEIGRKLDLPLVATNDCHYLRREEARAHDILLCIQTGKTVEDDNRMRFTTDELYFKSPAEMWATFGHVPEALENTIRIADQCNLQIPLGTPHFPVFQTESGRDVEVEFEEGCRRGLESILEELKTRRPGFGPEAERAYRERLDREIDVIRQMGFAGYFLIVADFVHHGRENQCPVGPGRGSAAGSLAAYALGITDIDPLPYQLLFERFLNLERQALPDIDVDFCMENRDRVLDYVARKYGGRDRVAQIITFGSIKARAVIRDVGRALNMPFNDVDRIAKLIPNKLNITLEEAIKEEPRLKELEQKDPKVKELLAISRSLEGLPRHASTHAAGVVISDRPLDEYMPLYRGANGEVVTQYDMKSVEDVGLIKFDFLGLKTLTVIEHALNLIQKKTGSELNLNRIPLDDAKAYELLCAGDTTGVFQLESAGMKELLKRMKPACFEDVIALVALYRPGPMESGMIDDYVRRKHGETKVTYLLPELEPILKDTYGVIVYQEQVMQIASALADYSLGDADILRRAMGKKKPEVMAKERVRFMAGAAQKRIDRDKAAKVFDLMEKFAGYGFNKSHSAAYGLIAYQTAFLKAHHPVEFMTALLTCDMNNTDNVVKFISECREHGIPVLPPDVNESRKEFTVVGDRIRFGLAAVKNVGSGAIDSIIECREEKGSYKSIFDFCERVDLRRVNRRVIESLIKAGAFDSFGARRSQLMAAMDDAMERAQSIHRDRAEGQMNLFTFLQEEAGQERMDPELPAVEEWSERRKLTFEKEALGFYITGHPLDRFREEIRLFGTTDSARLKERIENDQVRMAGVCASVKTINTKKGDRMAFVTLEDEQGAVELVVFSDVYQNCIEVLEKDDPVLVSGKVSKDDKGEKIICADILPLSEVRERFTSQVDIELDGDKLTTEQLWALKDIMDAHRGGCKTYIRLKTPHDGELVFALPQQLWIAPDRELVREVNGFLGYNAVRARA; from the coding sequence TTGGAGTACGACATGCCCGCCGTGACCATGACGGATCACGGCAACATGTTCGGAGCTATCAGCTTTTACAAAAAGGCCAAGGCCAAGGGTATCAAGCCCGTGATCGGGTGTGAAATGTATGTGACTCAGGGGGATTGCCGCGAGAAAGAGGCCGGCGCATCCAAGTCTTCGTATCATCACTTGGTGCTCCTGATCCAGGATTACGAAGGATATCAGAACCTGTGCAAATTACTCACCACTGCGTATTTTGAAGGCTTCTATTACAAACCCAGAATTGATAAGGATCTCCTGCGCCGCCACAACAAGGGTCTGATCGCCACGAGCGCTTGCCTTCAGGGCGAGGTGGCCGTCTATCTTGCGGCGGGCGACGTGGCGCGGGCGGAACAGGCGGCTCTCGAGTACGCGGATATCTTCGACGCACAGCGATTCTACCTGGAATTACAAGACAGCGGCATCCCCGAGCAGAAAAAGGTGAACCAGGGCCTCATCGAAATCGGGCGTAAACTGGACCTGCCTCTGGTGGCCACCAATGACTGTCATTACCTGAGAAGGGAAGAGGCGCGCGCCCACGATATCCTGTTGTGCATCCAGACCGGGAAAACCGTTGAAGACGATAATCGCATGCGGTTTACCACGGACGAGCTCTACTTCAAGTCGCCTGCTGAAATGTGGGCGACCTTCGGGCATGTTCCGGAGGCCCTGGAAAACACCATACGCATTGCCGATCAGTGTAACCTGCAGATTCCGTTGGGTACCCCCCACTTCCCGGTGTTTCAGACGGAATCGGGCCGCGACGTGGAAGTGGAATTCGAAGAGGGTTGCCGTCGGGGCCTAGAATCGATACTCGAGGAACTCAAAACCCGCCGGCCCGGCTTCGGACCCGAAGCAGAGCGTGCTTACAGGGAACGACTGGACCGGGAGATCGACGTTATTCGACAGATGGGGTTTGCCGGGTATTTCCTGATCGTGGCGGATTTCGTTCACCACGGGAGGGAAAACCAGTGCCCGGTGGGGCCCGGCCGCGGATCCGCGGCGGGAAGCCTCGCCGCCTATGCTCTGGGAATCACGGACATCGATCCCCTTCCGTATCAGCTGCTCTTCGAGCGATTTCTGAACCTCGAACGCCAGGCTCTCCCGGATATCGACGTGGATTTTTGCATGGAGAACCGGGATCGGGTCTTGGATTACGTGGCCCGTAAGTACGGTGGACGGGATCGGGTGGCCCAGATCATCACCTTTGGGTCCATCAAGGCGAGGGCCGTGATTCGGGATGTGGGCCGGGCCCTGAATATGCCCTTCAACGACGTGGACCGCATCGCCAAGCTGATTCCCAACAAGCTCAACATTACGCTCGAAGAAGCGATTAAAGAGGAACCCCGTCTTAAGGAACTGGAACAAAAGGATCCCAAGGTCAAAGAACTGCTCGCCATTTCACGTTCCCTCGAGGGACTCCCGCGCCACGCTTCGACGCATGCGGCCGGCGTGGTCATTTCGGATCGCCCCCTGGACGAATACATGCCTCTTTACCGCGGAGCCAATGGCGAAGTGGTCACCCAGTACGACATGAAGAGCGTCGAGGACGTGGGGCTGATCAAATTTGATTTCCTGGGGCTGAAAACCCTGACCGTCATTGAACATGCCCTTAACCTTATCCAAAAGAAGACCGGCTCCGAACTGAATTTGAACCGCATTCCCCTCGATGATGCAAAGGCATATGAGCTTCTTTGCGCCGGTGATACTACGGGCGTGTTCCAGCTTGAAAGCGCCGGCATGAAGGAACTGCTGAAACGGATGAAGCCGGCCTGTTTTGAGGATGTCATCGCCCTGGTGGCCCTGTACCGACCGGGCCCCATGGAAAGCGGCATGATCGACGACTACGTGCGCCGGAAACACGGGGAAACAAAGGTGACGTACCTGCTTCCCGAGCTCGAGCCTATTCTCAAGGACACGTACGGCGTGATCGTGTATCAGGAACAGGTCATGCAGATCGCCAGCGCATTGGCCGACTACTCTCTGGGAGACGCGGACATACTCCGTCGCGCCATGGGCAAGAAGAAGCCGGAGGTCATGGCCAAGGAGCGGGTCCGGTTCATGGCCGGCGCTGCGCAGAAAAGGATCGATCGGGACAAGGCGGCCAAGGTGTTCGACCTCATGGAAAAATTCGCGGGGTATGGTTTCAACAAGTCCCACAGCGCGGCGTATGGCCTGATCGCGTATCAGACCGCCTTTCTGAAGGCGCACCATCCGGTTGAATTCATGACCGCGTTGCTCACCTGCGACATGAACAACACCGATAACGTGGTGAAATTCATCTCCGAGTGCCGCGAGCACGGGATTCCGGTTTTGCCGCCGGACGTGAACGAAAGCAGAAAAGAATTTACGGTCGTGGGCGATCGGATCCGATTCGGGCTGGCCGCCGTGAAAAACGTCGGCTCCGGGGCCATCGATTCCATTATCGAATGCCGAGAGGAAAAGGGTTCCTACAAGTCGATCTTCGATTTCTGCGAGCGGGTGGATCTTCGGCGGGTGAATCGGCGCGTCATCGAAAGCTTGATCAAGGCCGGGGCCTTCGACTCTTTTGGAGCCAGGAGGTCCCAACTGATGGCGGCCATGGACGACGCCATGGAACGAGCCCAGTCCATTCACAGAGACCGTGCCGAAGGTCAGATGAACCTGTTCACCTTTCTTCAGGAAGAAGCAGGACAGGAACGCATGGACCCCGAACTTCCGGCTGTGGAAGAATGGAGCGAACGGCGAAAGTTAACATTTGAAAAAGAGGCTCTGGGATTCTATATTACCGGGCATCCGTTGGATCGGTTTAGAGAAGAAATCCGGTTATTTGGGACAACGGACTCGGCGAGGCTGAAAGAACGGATCGAAAACGATCAGGTGCGGATGGCCGGGGTGTGCGCTTCCGTAAAGACGATCAACACCAAGAAAGGCGACAGAATGGCCTTTGTCACGCTGGAAGACGAGCAGGGAGCCGTGGAACTGGTCGTATTCTCAGACGTGTATCAGAATTGTATCGAGGTGTTGGAGAAAGACGATCCGGTCCTGGTGTCGGGTAAGGTCAGCAAGGATGACAAGGGCGAGAAAATCATCTGCGCGGACATTCTACCCCTTAGCGAGGTGCGCGAGAGATTCACATCTCAGGTGGACATCGAGTTGGATGGGGACAAGTTGACCACGGAGCAGCTTTGGGCCTTGAAAGACATTATGGATGCGCACCGAGGGGGGTGCAAAACGTATATTCGATTGAAAACGCCGCATGACGGAGAACTGGTATTTGCGCTTCCCCAGCAATTGTGGATCGCCCCTGATCGCGAATTGGTGCGAGAGGTCAATGGCTTCTTGGGATACAATGCGGTCAGGGCGCGTGCGTGA
- a CDS encoding UPF0280 family protein — protein sequence MKPSSRTYRTLKGRRRLDSFEVRVKETDLLIRAGKPLKKQAEDLVYRVRGHIEAYIESHPGFVTSLSPMDADPYAPKIVRDMLQAGGKAGVGPMAAVAGAIAEYVGRGLMAEDPDVMVENGGDVFIASSETTTVGIFAGDSPLNLKLGIRVPADKTPIGVCTSSGTIGHSLSLGRADAAVVVSKSTALADAAATALGNRVSKPDDISKALKWIQEIDGILGAALILNDQLGAWGQVELVRLDERR from the coding sequence GTGAAACCGTCCAGCCGCACGTACCGGACCCTCAAGGGGAGACGTAGGCTCGATTCTTTCGAGGTGAGGGTGAAAGAAACCGACCTCTTGATACGGGCCGGAAAACCTCTCAAGAAACAGGCGGAGGACCTGGTTTATAGGGTTCGTGGCCACATAGAGGCCTACATCGAGTCCCATCCGGGTTTTGTAACCAGCCTGTCTCCGATGGATGCGGATCCCTACGCGCCGAAGATTGTCCGGGACATGCTTCAGGCGGGCGGAAAAGCGGGCGTGGGCCCCATGGCCGCTGTTGCAGGCGCCATCGCGGAATACGTCGGCCGCGGCCTCATGGCGGAGGACCCGGACGTAATGGTGGAAAACGGGGGGGACGTGTTCATTGCGTCGTCTGAAACGACGACCGTCGGAATTTTTGCCGGCGATTCACCCCTGAACCTCAAATTGGGAATCCGGGTGCCGGCGGATAAAACGCCGATAGGTGTATGCACCTCATCCGGTACGATCGGGCATTCGTTAAGCCTCGGGAGGGCCGACGCGGCCGTGGTTGTTTCCAAGTCCACCGCGTTGGCCGATGCGGCGGCTACGGCCCTCGGAAACAGAGTGTCCAAACCGGATGATATTTCAAAGGCATTGAAATGGATACAAGAAATAGACGGAATTCTGGGTGCGGCCCTCATTCTGAACGATCAACTGGGAGCATGGGGACAGGTGGAGCTGGTTCGCCTGGACGAGCGTAGATAG